The Xyrauchen texanus isolate HMW12.3.18 chromosome 38, RBS_HiC_50CHRs, whole genome shotgun sequence genome window below encodes:
- the LOC127631718 gene encoding syncytin-2-like: MAFEYLKSHKAIRDACKAACATVHVPDEEGTGVLENVYWQCGYAIYVSLPINWTGTCALVQLHGGAMVIQHQPHEVMKPKKRGLLNIVQDSPVPRNHHIWNIAEKLLAAFVPGIGVASVMEEVQVTRYELISFIDTTNIMMEGIKEELRGLRLTVLQNRLVLDQLTASQAGVCVIVGETCRTYIPDNDAKGHVIEEGIHHLTFMSKTLTDRETNSFSFGWGRFKGCSAYFTRDYSSSSSDPDFYINTLEDNVSNLYNGACDV; encoded by the exons ATGGCTTTCGAATACTTGAAATCACACAAAGCCATACGTGATGCATGTAAGGCTGCTTGTGCAACTGTGCATGTACCAGATGAAGAGGGCACAGGAGTACTAGAAAATGTATACTGGCAGTGTGGGTATGCAATCTATGTGTCTCTGCCTATAAACTGGACAGGAACATGTGCTCTAGTTCAACTGCACGGAGGAGCAATGGTCATACAGCACCAACCACATGAAGTTATGAAACCAAAGAAAAGGGGACTGCTTAACATTGTGCAAGACAGCCCAGTGCCAAGAAATCATCACATCTGGAACATAGCTGAGAAATTGCTGGCTGCTTTTGTGCCTGGAATAGGTGTTGCATCAGTAATGGAAGAGGTACAGGTAACCAGGTATGAACTGATTTCTTTCATTGACACGACAAATATTATGATGGAAGGCATCAAGGAGGAGCTGAGAGGACTAAGACTCACGGTTCTGCAGAATCGTTTAGTTTTAGACCAACTTACGGCATCACAAGCTGGAGTTTGTGTGATAGTGGGAGAAACGTGCCGCACATACATTCCAGATAATGATGCAAAAGGCCATGTCATTGAAGAAGGGATACATCATTTGACCTTCATGTCAAAGACTCTGACAGATCGGGAAACTAATTCATTCTCTTTTGGATGGGGAcggtttaaag GATGCTCAGCATATTTCACTAGAGATTACAGCAGCTCCAGTTCGGATCCAGACTTCTACATCAACACTCTTGAAGACAACGT GAGTAACTTGTACAACGGGGCCTGTGACGTGTGA